ggaCCCCGAGCTGGCGAGAAGCACTCTTTTCAGCCTCTgcagcctctcggatcagctgagcCTCCTTTTTGACTCGCCGCAGCTCATCCTCGACTTTTTGCAGGGCAATCTTGAGATCCAGCATTGCCTGCTTCTCGGTGGCAAGGTTGATCTGGGTCGCgtacagctctttgcgctgtTCCTCCACCTGGGTCTCAGCACTTTTCAAACCGGCCTCTACACTCTTGCGCCGTTTCTCCGACTCCTTGAACTTCTCCGTGAGTTCAAGGTGatcgtgcttgagggaccccaaggctttctccatctccgtccgagactgagtctcagcctcagcccgaCTGCGATTATCACGACAAAACTCCTCCGCCATAaatacctgctgagtaatctgcgaacgaaacaagattggtttaaaatttgacagggttaaataaattaataaaatagtaaaa
This DNA window, taken from Quercus robur chromosome 2, dhQueRobu3.1, whole genome shotgun sequence, encodes the following:
- the LOC126702736 gene encoding uncharacterized protein LOC126702736 produces the protein MEAYRRFSQPEIFLSLKRDLVMITQQVFMAEEFCRDNRSRAEAETQSRTEMEKALGSLKHDHLELTEKFKESEKRRKSVEAGLKSAETQVEEQRKELYATQINLATEKQAMLDLKIALQKVEDELRRVKKEAQLIREAAEAEKSASRQLGVQETEARLSEEIPEVCRDYCSISWAHALDAAGIPGDSVLRLPENIFYPQEIRENPDGAQAASEQDLAVPDAVPVPDKAKDPATDPTIEAPPPQPEQKEDPPAKA